Proteins encoded together in one Impatiens glandulifera chromosome 1, dImpGla2.1, whole genome shotgun sequence window:
- the LOC124920705 gene encoding epoxide hydrolase A, whose protein sequence is MMMMMMMSEVNEHRIKSNGIWMNIAEQGTGPMVLLLHGFPEFWFAWRHQIPVLAKHGYHVVAPDLRGFGDSDSPISPSSYTVHHIVGDLIGLLDHFGQEQVFVVGSDWGAIAAWYLSLFRPDRVKGVVCLSAPFARRSPSISTLQSYKQMFGDDFYIAQFQKSGRAEQAFARYDYLTVMKKFLLINKTNMLIAPPGMEIIDYLETPSYLPPWISEDELQVFADKFQESGFTGGLNYYRAIDINWELLSPWQESKITVPAKFIIGEYDIGFEVGGIKEYVSGNMFKKIVPNVEVVIVEDGHHYIHQEKPQQVTMEILSFIKKFQ, encoded by the exons atgatgatgatgatgatgatgagtgaGGTGAACGAACATCGAATCAAATCAAATGGCATATGGATGAATATAGCTGAACAGGGTACAGGTCCCATGGTTCTTCTCCTGCACGGCTTCCCGGAATTCTGGTTCGCATGGAGGCATCAAATACCAGTCTTGGCTAAACACGGGTATCATGTTGTTGCACCAGATTTAAGAGGGTTTGGAGATTCAGACTCTCCTATCAGCCCTTCTTCCTATACAGTTCATCACATAGTCGGCGATCTTATTGGCCTTCTTGACCATTTCGGGCAAGAACAAGTGTTTGTCGTCGGAAGTGACTGGGGAGCAATTGCCGCTTGGTATCTCAGCTTGTTCAGACCTGACAGAGTGAAGGGTGTTGTTTGTCTCTCTGCTCCATTTGCACGCAGATCACCATCCATTTCAACTCTTCAATCCTACAAACAAATGTTCGGAGATGACTTTTACATTGCTCAGTTTCAG AAGTCTGGAAGGGCAGAACAAGCTTTTGCCAGATACGATTATTTGACAGTAATGAAGAAATTCCTACTAATAAACAAGACCAATATGCTGATAGCTCCACCGGGAATGGAGATCATTGATTATCTAGAGACACCTTCATATTTACCTCCATGGATATCCGAAGATGAACTCCAGGTCTTTGCTGATAAGTTTCAGGAGTCCGGTTTCACTGGAGGCCTCAATTACTATAGGGCCATTGATAT CAATTGGGAGCTGCTTTCCCCATGGCAGGAATCGAAGATAACGGTTCCTGCCAAGTTCATAATCGGTGAATATGATATTGGATTTGAAGTGGGGGGAATTAAAGAGTATGTAAGTGGTAACATGTTCAAGAAGATTGTTCCTAATGTAGAGGTTGTGATTGTTGAAGATGGTCATCATTATATCCACCAAGAAAAACCTCAACAAGTCACCATGGAGATTCTCTCCTTCATTAAAAAGTTTCAATAA
- the LOC124920704 gene encoding protein RTE1-HOMOLOG-like produces MPAAHQPQISSSISSSSYMATETNEINISEHTLMIDGSAQQYHSPQIDPKKSRFPFCIVWTPLPILSWLVPFIGHVGICREDGVILDFAGPSFVSIDNFAFGAVSRYVQLSRDKCSILTQIDKDTVMEEGEEESGRSLLTWDSALRKSTQEYQHRSYNILTCNCHSFVANNLNRLGFQGGGWNIVNVAALVLLKGQWVNTWSMIGSLLPFFVLFIVGITFGGWSFFTLFAAFVFILAGWFLLGTCCFTDLIQI; encoded by the exons ATGCCCGCGGCTCATCAACCACAGATCTCGTCTTCCATCTCCTCCTCAAG CTATATGGCGACCGAAACTAATGAGATTAATATTTCTGAGCATACGTTGATGATCGACGGAAGCGCACAGCAATATCATTCTCCACAGATTGATCCAAAGAAGTCTCGGTTTCCATTCTGTATTGTCTGGACGCCACTCCCGATCTTGTCATGGCTCGTTCCATTTATAGGCCATGTTGGTATATGCAGAGAAGATGGAGTGATTTTGGACTTTGCTGGACCAAGTTTTGTCTCTATAGATAACTTTGCTTTCGGTGCAGTCTCTCGTTATGTCCAATTGAGTAGAGATAAG TGTTCCATTTTGACTCAGATTGATAAGGACACTGTAATGGAGGAGGGGGAGGAGGAGTCGGGAAGAAGCCTGTTGACATGGGATAGTGCATTAAGGAAGAGCACGCAGGAATACCAACACAGGTCATACAATATCTTAACCTGCAATTGTCATTCCTTTGTTGCCAACAATTTGAATAGGCTAGGGTTTCAAGGTGGTGGATGGAACATTGTGAATGTTGCAGCATTGGTTTTGTTGAAAGGTCAGTGGGTCAATACTTGGTCTATGATTGGATCTTTATTACCATTTTTTGTACTGTTTATTGTTGGAATCACCTTTGGAGGATGGAGTTTCTTCACTCTCTTTGCTGCATTTGTCTTCATCCTTGCTGGTTGGTTTCTTCTAGGTACTTGTTGCTTCACAGATCTCATTCAGATCTAG